The Ziziphus jujuba cultivar Dongzao chromosome 12, ASM3175591v1 sequence TTACGTATAAAATGCAAATTTATTAATAGCTAAAGTTGATAGTGCTTAAAATGCTGgttatttttattgctttttgtttagtttttcttCTAAATTCTAATAGGAGAACTTCCAAAATACGTATTATGTTCATAATAGACTCCAAGCTAACATTAACTTGCATGTATTATTCCTAAAGGTTGCAGGTTGCTTAAACTATCAGAAATTCAACAAAACTGCTGGgaaaaattcataaactttgggttttattaattgGATCACTAACTTCAATAGTTCAACTAATTATGTTAGTTTAAGTCAGGGTTTTAGGAAGGGATGTGACAATTTGAagctctatatatattataccccTTTTCTTGGTATGAAGGTCTCTGGACCACCCTAATTTTGGCTTTTAGTAAATTCTGAACCTTAACCACCAACTCCTATTTTCTTAGTTTGTCCTTTTTTCATTTGGTAACTTATACAGGGTTTGGTTTGAAGCTCTCTGGACCACCCTAATTTTGGCTTTTAGTAAATTGTGAATCTTTACCACTAACTTCGATTTTCTTAGTTTGTCCTTCTTTTATTTGGTAGCTCATAAAGGAAAGAGAACGAAAGAATTAGAACAACCACCTTAGGGACATAACGGCTGCTGCAAGTGACACACCAGCAACAGAATTGAAGTTGGGAAGCTGTGAGAGGAAGAACTGCAGACCACCAAACATCAAAATCCAGTAGGATTGCCTGATTGGTGTACAACTGACACAGGCCAATTCCATGAATTTCTTTAGACACTTGCCACCAGTGACCATATACACAATATCACACCCAACCTGGACTATCAATTGCTGTGGAAGAACAATCCAAGGTCCCAGTTTTTCCCCAAAAGCATGTCGACCAAGGTCTATGTATCTATCAAACCGAGTCCCTGGAACACATTCATGAAGTTGGATCATCTGCCACATTGTGTTCAAGGTCATGCACCATGATATTACCAATACCATAATCCCTGGACCCCTGAAAATCATACAAACAGAGAAattgtttatatacatatatatatatatatatatatatacacatatatttatacatgaaTATGTTGTTATAAGCagacccaaatatatatatatatatatatatatatatatacatgaatatgTTGTTATAAGCTGACCCAACTGAGATATAGTTGGTTTGAGCAAAGTtatacacacgcacacacatatatatatatgtataaatatatgtaccaTCCCAAGTAGGCCATGGCATAAGGGAGGCTGAGGACGCCAGCGCCTATCATAGCAGTGACTGTATGAAAGGTGGAGTACCACCATTTGGCTCGGCGAGAGGCGTTTTCCTCCGTCCATTTGCTGTCTGAAACAACTTCTTGCTGCCAGAAAAACAGGGCAGTGAAAACACACAAATTAGAAAAACAGTGAAAACAAGAGTATAGGAAGGAAAGTTGGGGTGGCAAAGATCATGGGAATTTCTTCACCTTTAAAGGAGGAGAAGCAGCTgaaatcatttttttctctaaCTTTTGGTATAGACGAATGCAAAAGACAGTTTCAATGTGGATGTTCAATGATGATCATTATGTTTATAGGTACCCCATATAGTAGTTGGTGATGGTGAAGTGGTAGAAGGAATATGGTGGGAAAAGTGGGATATGTACATTTCTTAGCCCCACTTCTCcattatatttttcttgttcCTCCTTTTGGGAATGTTTACTTATTGAAGATTCGTACCAACTTATTaggaagaaaatataaaaaaggcaTGCTGTAAAAGTGGCAGATCAAGTGGCAAAATCCTTTTTCCATGTATGTGGCTAAAGGAACTTAAACTCCTATTGCTATTATAGATTGTAGAGGGTGATGTGTAAGGGTTAGAATAGGACTCTTGATTTCCTATATCGTGTATTGTTGGAAATTACTAATTCATTGGCAAGATTGTGGGTTACTGCAGTATTTTTCCAGGCCAAGGAATCAGAAAACTCCTTCGTGCAAAGAAAATGTAaggcaatttttttgttttttgtaattatttttctttatcttttttagaATCTTCTTGAATTGACCCAATGATGAGAAATGTTGTTGGTGGGTGAATTGGATCTATCTTGACATCAATGATTACAAAAGCAGTAGttttataaagagagttttaaTTTTGAGGGGTAATGATTAAAGATAGAAGGTTGCTTCATATATTAAAGTTGGTGGGAGTGTTAGtccttctctttttattttttgtgtccCTATTGGCTTTGACGCCTCGATTGCTAGGAGCCCCAtaaccataaaataatataatcaaaaaataaaaaagtttgaattatcaaattaatattgtaaatgTTTCACTGAGATCAACGTCATCTTTACATCAGAGATAATGATGATGGGCATCACAACTATGTGGGCTTAGATTGAACCCACTCATCATAGAAATTATGTGGTAAAAAATGAAAGAGTTTAATTTctgttggaaaaaagaaaagaaaagaaaagcctgCTATGAAGATGATACTCAGATACTAGTACATTTATCTAATTGTACTGCTTCCACTTTTTTAATGGGTCTTATTCTGGGACAGGACTCTATGGTCGTAAGCACGAAACATGATTCTTATTAgcgcaaaaaaaataataacataataaaataatttaaaaaggaaaatcaagGATATGCATTGCGTGCCTTAGAGCATATAAATGCAAATTTGGCATTGCCATTTTCATAATTTGATATTGACATAAATTTATCAAGGGCAAATACTAATACAAATGCCAAATTTTACAATTCATATTCTAATGTCAAATGCTAAAAAAACAGTAATGTCAAATCTTAAATTTTACTAAACAGGAATAGGATtcacttttaattattttttactaattaaaaataaaaataatattaattagtttattaaataaaataggatACACGTACTTTATGAAAGTAGAGCCTGACTGCAAATTTTGCCACATGCAAATTTGATATCGAATTTGGCACAAAAATGATATTGTCGAAATTTGCCATTTATCATTGGTGAAGCAAAAAAGTGCTCCAATGCTGTAATTTGACAATGCAATGCCAAAATGGCACTCCAATAGAGATCTCTTAGATGTCACAACAAATTAGTCTTAGGGCATAAGTTTTATCCTCATTAAGCTGAAGTTGACCAATCTAATTAAGCTCCACTGCCCATGCCATCTATTTTTACACAGAGAGAAGAACAAGACTGTGAGCTGATCATATTCACAAAACAAACTTATCTGTGAATACAAAATTCTTACAGGATCTATATTTCTGATATAGAACTTTGCTATAACATTCACATCCTGTCCCTAATCTGACCAGTCCTCCAACTTGACAAGACAAAAAGACAGATGATTCTTCAAGGTTCTAAATAACGGCCAAACAATATTCTACATGATAACCTACTAACATTTCTAACTGGTATAAACTCTTATCAACTCATAAAGCCCCCTCCAGGCATGGTATTTGGTCCTTGTGATGAAACTTGTCCCTGTGAAACTAATTGTGACCGTCCGGGACCTTGAACATAAGTTTGACCCATCCCAGTCCCGACCATTTGTTGCTGCTGAGGAAGTTGTTGCTGTTGCTGCAGTTGTTGGAGCTGTGGAAGCTGCTGCTGTGTTTGCATCTGTGACAGCTGCTGCTGTTGTTGCTGAAGTTGCGGCATCTGTTGCTGTTGTGGCATTTGCTGAAGCGGTTGCTGCTGCTGCATCTGCTGAAGTGGTTGCTGCTGCTGTAGTTGGGGAAGCTGCTGTTGTTGTTGCAGCTGGGGatgctgctgctgttgctgcAGCTGgggatgttgttgttgttgttgttgtagcTGTGGATGTTGCTGCTGTTgcatttgttgttgttgctgctgatTGGGTATTTGCGGCTTAAACACAACCATATCCTGAATACATAGAAAGTTTGGTTTAATATAATGGTCACTTCCAAGTAAAATTCTTAGAATTCTGACCCGTAACCTTAATTTAGAGCCTCCATTTAAAGGTCTTCATTGTAGCAGTTGCATTAGAAATGTGCAATGTTAAGTGAACCTTCAGAATCATAAGCATGATGAAAAAACTCTTTTTATGTGTCCCTAACAATAATTTTGCAACATACAGCCAACCTCTAATTTTGCAGTTGCTTTTAATAGGAAACATGAAATTTCGCTATGCAAAAAAGCATAGAGAACGATaaccataaatatattatgCCTTCTGTATAAAACCTTTTTTGTCCTTGGTTCACAATCGACTCACCCCAGGAAAAAGCATTCCAATCAAGCGGTAAGCTTTATCAGAAACAGATAGCAGCAGTGTTTGGGATGGTAACTGAATGACGGCACACTGAAAAAATGAAACGAGGAGAATCCATTATCAGCAGGTTCATAAGATGAAATACTTGATGATTTCATACTAAAATAGTGAGatagaaattagaaaaaatgcAAACTAGTTTAGATTGCTGAACTTCAACTTCAAGCAACCAGGGTTCATGGTTCAAACCCCACTCTGTTGTTTAGCattatttaacaataaaatttgtataaataactcaaataaaagAGTCTACTACAGCATTTGCAGGATCCAAACTAAGACAAGCAACTATGGCCTATGGCTCTGCTTTCACTTTGTATCATAGGTAGATGCCAATAGTTAAAGAACATTTCTAAGTCATAAGTGATaagaaggaaggaaaaaaacacATATGTAAGGTCTATTATTATGGTAGAAACATTGAACGAAGCAAAAAGAAATCCTCTTGCTAAGCTGACAAAATTCTGGGTAGATAAAATGCGTTACAGTTCTGAAAAGCACTTTTATACCAAAGGAGAATCATAAAATGGATATTAATGATTAAGAAAATAGAATGTCATCTGTGTAAGGCGATGCAAACAGCAGCAGTGTACTGTAGCGCAAACCACACCTCACTACAGAAAGCAAAGAGTAACTCAAAAttccatataaaaaatttcaaccaaTAGGAATGCACATAATTATTACCAAAGGGCCTTAAATGCTTTGTAGATAGAAAATATAAGCAAAACATGAGTACTTGAATTTTTGCTCTTGGAAGTGTCATGGCATTTAACTAATCAATTCTGACACAAATTAATGGCTAAATGCATGCAGCAATATATCATcccaaaaaaagggaagaaattaAAACCTACGGACAACTTACAAGCTTCTTTTCCTGCAACTGGCCAAGAAAACCATGCTGATTCATTGCCCGGAAAACTAGAAAATCTGCCTTCCCCACATATTGCCTAATATTTAATACAATGATAATAAAGCTTAATTAGATCAACAACAACAGGCAGATATCTAAAGTCTTTGCAAAGACAAACAAACAgaaatacaagaaaattttaGTGCACAGAAATTACTTGTTATTCATGTGGTCCTGTGATATAAGTCTAACTATTTGCATTATCGGGGGCCAGTTTGCTGCAAGCCTGAGATGTGCAGAAAGCATAGATGCCAGTAAATACCACTTTGAAGGATATAATGACCACAATAAAGACAAATGCACTCTGATCAAGAATTTAACAAGCAAAAATATTCTATTACAAGACAGTTTTCCTTTAATAAAAAACTTGAGAGGGAGGAAAAGTGCATCAGTTAAGACTAAGACATGAGTTACGTTGAAATAGCTCAAACTTGCAAAGcataacgaaaaaaaaaaaaaattctataaagaGCAAACGAGGGTAATAATCCAGAACCTCAATTTGACTAGTTTTCTATCAACAGAACAAAGTGTTTcagcatttaaaaattttcaaatgacaAAATCCTTGACCATGGATAAGATTCCCAGTCTTATATTACCattataatagtaattattattattattattataatttcctTCAAAGTGAACACAAAACTCCCTATACTTACGTCTCAGAAGCTGAAGCACTCCTGTATCCCTGtcaaagataaaaacaaagcaTAAGTTTGCATTAAATAGCATACAAAAGATGATATGAATTGGTTCACAAAGAGAGATGAACCAAATACCAATAAACCTGATTATGGTGACATTACACATTACAACAAAGTCAAATGAAGAGGTAAAAGCAAAGTGCCAGTGTCactcaattttgaaatatttgttcTTTTACAGAAATAGAAGGTTATTACAAAACCAATAAGGGAAAAAACCCTACATATACAAGAGCAGACCTGAAGAAAGGAAATCAAAAGtcgaaacaaaatttaaaaagaaggaatggttattaaaaattttaaaggtaATGCAACATACCTCCAGTCTGGTGATAAAAACAGGTTGCCCTTGTCTCTGCCCAGATAAATTTCCCTGCATGTATTTGATGTTCCAAGTAGAAGTAATTGAGAATTACTCAAGAAACAGCAACTCAAAGCATCATTTgcataaaatggaagaaaatttacttttaataaatgaaatattcagGATTAGATGATAATAACTAAACAACCATCAGCATATATTGTAAGAGAATACACGGATGAATCTGTACACTCATGCCATTAGCAGTTTCAACATTCAACtccgattttcaaatattaatggACTTACCTCCCAAACTTTCACATATTTGGATTGAGCTGGACCTGGTTGCACAGCACTAGATGCTTGCTGTGACAATGGAATATTTGCTGCTGAGTTATTGTTCACACCAAGTGACTGCACCCCAGATTGTACTTGTTGAGACATTCCTGGAGTAGGAATCATTGTGCCAGTTCCAGAAGAGGGAACTGTTGGACCAAGGCCATTCATCATGTTCTGATTCATGCCAATTCCACTTTGTACCATTTGAGCTCCCGAGAGATTTGTTTGGCTCATGCCAGGTACAGACTGACCCATACTAACACTCCCTTGAACATTATTCATCGGTTGAGAGATTCCAATGTTTGAATTTGCAGACACATTAGAAGTAGCTGAAGTGAATGGACCAAGACCCGAGTTTTGTGCAACCTGTGAAAGGGTCCCAGTTTGAGCAGCAGGCATTGAAGATGTCATGCCACTAGATATCATGTTTGACACATGCATAGCCATCGGAGTTTGACCCATAGGTTGGAGCCCCATAGAAGTTCCCCCTGTTAGCGCTGCATTGTTCATGACTTGACGTGCTTGAGAGAGATTGTTCAGGATGTTCACATTTGCAGGAGCAGGAGCCACAGAACGTAATGGCTGTGAAACACCACTCACTATAGGTTTCAAATCTGGCCCATTATCATTATTTGTGATCATCTCTTGCGGAGCAGAAGATGGTGAAGAAGTCTGCAAGCTTGGAACTCCTTGGGAAGCAGGACGTGCAACAGATGGAAGGTGTGAAAAACTGGGTCCAGAAACCATAGGACCTACAGTGCTTGGCTCCTGAAACAACATAGTGTAAGTTTATGAGTACATATGTGAATCGAAGCAGTAAAATTATAATGGAAACAGCATTCATCTAGCTGGATCAcaataagaaaattatgttaATCTTACAACTTTCACAATTGCAGGAGGGATATTTCCAACAGAAATTGGCTGCCTGTTCATAATAGGTCCATtcactaaaaataaaaggaaaaatgaaaaattgtaaGTCTTCAACCAAACAGAATAATCATCtaacaacatataaaaataaaaaataaaaaaaatcaagaattaaCTATAGACAATCATGATTATCCAACCAATAATGCCGACCTTAGTTGATTGAACCAGGTAAAAATGCAGtcatttttatcattaatgCAAGTATATACCAAGATCTAGGTTTCGCCAACTAGcatttaaaagaagaaaacttcCTTGATGAAGCAAAGTTTCTGAGGTAGATTACTTTCCTTTCACTTTCTAATAGATTTCTTACAATGATGTCATTCATAAAGAACAATGGAATCAAGTACAAAC is a genomic window containing:
- the LOC107429514 gene encoding mediator of RNA polymerase II transcription subunit 25 isoform X2, whose protein sequence is MIGQKSPNSSIELSLVTFNTHGSYCGCLVQRSGWTRDIEIFLQWLSAIPFSGGGFSDAAIAEGLSEALMMFPSAQNGNQSQQSVDYQRHCILVSASNPHPLSTPVFRPQMQNLEQSENIDAPTENRLSDAETIAKSFALCSVSLSVICPKQLPKLRAIYNAGKRNPRAADPPVDNVKNPHFLVLISEHFLEARAALSRPGVTSLTSNQSPVKMDIASVPSVTGPPPTSLPSVNGPIMNRQPISVGNIPPAIVKVEPSTVGPMVSGPSFSHLPSVARPASQGVPSLQTSSPSSAPQEMITNNDNGPDLKPIVSGVSQPLRSVAPAPANVNILNNLSQARQVMNNAALTGGTSMGLQPMGQTPMAMHVSNMISSGMTSSMPAAQTGTLSQVAQNSGLGPFTSATSNVSANSNIGISQPMNNVQGSVSMGQSVPGMSQTNLSGAQMVQSGIGMNQNMMNGLGPTVPSSGTGTMIPTPGMSQQVQSGVQSLGVNNNSAANIPLSQQASSAVQPGPAQSKYVKVWEGNLSGQRQGQPVFITRLEGYRSASASETLAANWPPIMQIVRLISQDHMNNKQYVGKADFLVFRAMNQHGFLGQLQEKKLCAVIQLPSQTLLLSVSDKAYRLIGMLFPGDMVVFKPQIPNQQQQQQMQQQQHPQLQQQQQQHPQLQQQQQHPQLQQQQQLPQLQQQQPLQQMQQQQPLQQMPQQQQMPQLQQQQQQLSQMQTQQQLPQLQQLQQQQQLPQQQQMVGTGMGQTYVQGPGRSQLVSQGQVSSQGPNTMPGGGFMS
- the LOC107429514 gene encoding mediator of RNA polymerase II transcription subunit 25 isoform X1, producing MTEKQLIVAVEGTAAMGPYWQTILSDYLEKIIRCLGGNDMIGQKSPNSSIELSLVTFNTHGSYCGCLVQRSGWTRDIEIFLQWLSAIPFSGGGFSDAAIAEGLSEALMMFPSAQNGNQSQQSVDYQRHCILVSASNPHPLSTPVFRPQMQNLEQSENIDAPTENRLSDAETIAKSFALCSVSLSVICPKQLPKLRAIYNAGKRNPRAADPPVDNVKNPHFLVLISEHFLEARAALSRPGVTSLTSNQSPVKMDIASVPSVTGPPPTSLPSVNGPIMNRQPISVGNIPPAIVKVEPSTVGPMVSGPSFSHLPSVARPASQGVPSLQTSSPSSAPQEMITNNDNGPDLKPIVSGVSQPLRSVAPAPANVNILNNLSQARQVMNNAALTGGTSMGLQPMGQTPMAMHVSNMISSGMTSSMPAAQTGTLSQVAQNSGLGPFTSATSNVSANSNIGISQPMNNVQGSVSMGQSVPGMSQTNLSGAQMVQSGIGMNQNMMNGLGPTVPSSGTGTMIPTPGMSQQVQSGVQSLGVNNNSAANIPLSQQASSAVQPGPAQSKYVKVWEGNLSGQRQGQPVFITRLEGYRSASASETLAANWPPIMQIVRLISQDHMNNKQYVGKADFLVFRAMNQHGFLGQLQEKKLCAVIQLPSQTLLLSVSDKAYRLIGMLFPGDMVVFKPQIPNQQQQQQMQQQQHPQLQQQQQQHPQLQQQQQHPQLQQQQQLPQLQQQQPLQQMQQQQPLQQMPQQQQMPQLQQQQQQLSQMQTQQQLPQLQQLQQQQQLPQQQQMVGTGMGQTYVQGPGRSQLVSQGQVSSQGPNTMPGGGFMS